A single genomic interval of Flammeovirga agarivorans harbors:
- a CDS encoding DUF4493 domain-containing protein, producing MKKLFITALVSVLFFSCTTSDEKENEVHHGQLVIQLSSNQRSLEEVEEYGLSIVNAEGEAVIVYDKVADAPASIDLAVGSYTVKVYSAEEKPPFSFDAPYFYGEEACVIESGQETSVSIDCKMEHVKLTLAYSSEITNNAKSYSSVIESSNGQITIDEETSNTVYAERSALIISTTIEEQDGTVLTGKQVISGLENQTEYLINISY from the coding sequence ATGAAAAAATTATTTATCACAGCACTTGTAAGTGTACTATTTTTCAGTTGTACTACTTCAGATGAAAAAGAAAATGAAGTACATCATGGACAGTTGGTTATTCAGCTTTCGAGTAACCAGAGAAGTTTGGAAGAGGTAGAAGAATATGGATTATCTATAGTAAATGCAGAAGGTGAGGCAGTTATTGTTTATGACAAAGTTGCTGATGCACCAGCCTCTATTGACTTAGCAGTGGGGAGCTATACTGTAAAAGTATACAGTGCAGAGGAGAAACCTCCTTTTTCTTTCGATGCACCATATTTCTATGGAGAAGAAGCATGTGTGATTGAAAGTGGTCAGGAGACTTCTGTAAGCATTGACTGTAAGATGGAACATGTTAAACTAACATTAGCGTATTCATCTGAAATTACAAATAATGCAAAATCTTATTCGTCTGTTATTGAATCTTCTAATGGACAAATTACAATAGATGAAGAAACATCAAACACTGTATATGCAGAGCGTTCTGCATTAATCATATCAACAACAATAGAGGAACAAGACGGAACTGTTTTGACAGGTAAACAGGTGATTTCTGGGTTAGAAAATCAAACGGAATATTTAATAAATATTTCTTACTAA
- a CDS encoding two-component regulator propeller domain-containing protein has translation MKKIIYTSILLLFFSITYSQDKIFHHINENSGLTNKVVKDLIRDKKGFLWAATQNGLHRYDGYKMKVYRTSSSDPNFALSSNDINVLMEDNEQRLWVGTTTNLHMMNADGESFIKLMDKSPFGEEAFVFEITSIIQDKDDDIWVGTKGAGLYKFNEDGELLVHYLSNKESRYLSTINALAEDKNGNIWIGHDELNISVFDRENGAFSMIRLDQNQSHFVNNNASDITKIIVTENKGILVGTLQNGLFSIHPQTKEIDYLYTINKTLKHPSIQDIVVDNFRQVWVATSDGLHLLSSYSDKVTKIYRNDDLNKKSIASNALKSLCYDQQNILWVGVSGKGIDYIEPNFKKFNTYKREVMNYNSLKHTTVQTIFEDSKKNLWFGTSGGGVSFLNTKTGKYEHYTPEKGNPDKLQEWSVFSIYEDHQGNIWVGSYLGGLAKFDTKTKKFKTYKNNSWDKSSLPHDDVRDIFEDSKNQLWVTTNGGGVAIFDREQETFKVFQREHNKGAETLSSNWTLNVYEDSRGWIWVGTYGGLSIYYPNEDRWINFMNDKDDPKSLSHNWVYAVHEDKEGNIWIGTAGGLNKIDEEKMSSPIKEYTSDLMSLYSEKEGLMSNSIHGILEDQKGNLWLSSNSGITKFNVDENSFRHFTKDDGLQGNEFIPMSYMKTAKGKLIFGGNNGANEFLPKEININPFSPKVVLTGFSLFNQEVKASTNSPILSRDITSTDEIVLNHDQNVLTFSFVALNLISPEKNQYAYKMDGFDKDWNYVNHKREAIYTNLDPGDYIFMVKGTNNDGLWSEDEQEILLTIYPPYWQTWWFRLSVFLLLVLTIYLGYKWKVRAYKREQQVLENTVNERTAELAERNDDLLMINEEVQQQAEELEMQRDNLSNTNKLISERNIELNKKNTEISTLLDQLKVANGEISLKNRHITDSIRYAQTMQEAILPLTGQFSQFFTNHFILFKPKDIVSGDFYWLSAKDTENRLFVAVVDCTGHGVPGAFMSMIGMSLLNKIVNENNISSPALVLKKLDEGIRKALKQEHSKNSDGMDLSIIRIDPTENGSKELCFSSAKGMMYIYNKEEHALKKISGDRISIGGIKRRKEKKFTEQNFSLKKGDRLYLLTDGYIDQCDIDRKKFGSIKLEKIFFQSIKMPLEKQYSLLLDVLRIHQGDAEQRDDITILGFEI, from the coding sequence ATGAAAAAAATTATTTATACATCGATACTGTTACTTTTTTTTAGTATTACATATTCTCAGGATAAAATTTTTCACCATATCAATGAGAATTCAGGTTTAACAAATAAGGTAGTTAAAGACCTTATCAGGGATAAAAAAGGCTTTTTATGGGCAGCAACACAAAACGGGCTGCACCGCTATGATGGATATAAAATGAAGGTGTATAGAACTTCATCTTCAGATCCGAATTTTGCACTTTCTAGTAATGACATTAATGTCTTAATGGAAGACAACGAACAGCGTTTGTGGGTAGGTACTACAACCAACTTACACATGATGAATGCTGATGGAGAATCATTTATAAAATTAATGGATAAATCACCTTTTGGTGAAGAGGCTTTTGTGTTTGAAATCACTTCGATTATTCAAGACAAAGACGATGATATTTGGGTAGGAACAAAAGGAGCAGGTTTATATAAGTTTAATGAAGATGGTGAACTATTGGTTCATTATTTATCAAATAAAGAAAGTAGGTACTTGTCTACTATCAATGCGTTAGCCGAGGACAAAAACGGAAATATTTGGATTGGTCATGATGAGTTGAACATTAGTGTTTTTGATAGAGAAAACGGGGCGTTTTCAATGATCCGTTTGGACCAAAATCAAAGTCACTTTGTGAATAATAATGCTAGTGATATTACTAAAATAATCGTCACAGAAAATAAAGGAATATTAGTGGGGACGTTGCAAAATGGCCTCTTTTCAATTCACCCACAAACCAAAGAGATAGATTATTTATATACCATAAATAAAACCCTAAAGCACCCATCTATCCAAGATATTGTTGTCGATAATTTTAGACAAGTTTGGGTGGCAACTTCTGATGGGTTACACCTATTATCATCATATAGTGATAAGGTGACGAAGATATACAGAAATGATGATCTAAATAAAAAGAGTATTGCATCGAATGCCTTGAAGTCTCTTTGTTATGATCAACAGAATATTTTATGGGTTGGTGTTTCGGGAAAAGGTATTGATTACATAGAACCAAACTTTAAGAAATTCAACACTTACAAAAGAGAGGTGATGAATTACAATAGTCTTAAGCACACAACAGTGCAAACTATTTTTGAAGATAGTAAAAAGAACTTGTGGTTTGGTACAAGTGGTGGTGGTGTATCTTTCTTAAATACAAAAACAGGAAAATACGAACACTATACCCCAGAAAAAGGAAATCCAGATAAGTTACAAGAGTGGTCAGTTTTTTCTATTTATGAAGACCACCAAGGAAATATTTGGGTCGGTTCGTATTTAGGTGGTTTAGCAAAATTCGATACCAAAACTAAAAAGTTTAAGACCTACAAAAATAATTCTTGGGATAAGTCAAGCCTACCTCATGATGACGTTAGAGATATTTTTGAAGATAGTAAAAACCAATTGTGGGTGACTACAAATGGAGGCGGTGTTGCTATTTTTGATAGAGAGCAAGAAACTTTTAAAGTATTTCAGAGAGAACATAACAAAGGAGCTGAAACGTTATCGAGTAATTGGACTCTCAATGTTTATGAAGATTCAAGAGGTTGGATTTGGGTAGGAACATATGGAGGATTATCTATTTATTACCCTAATGAAGACCGTTGGATTAACTTTATGAATGATAAAGATGATCCCAAGTCTTTATCGCACAACTGGGTATATGCAGTCCACGAAGATAAAGAGGGCAATATTTGGATTGGTACCGCTGGAGGTTTGAATAAGATTGATGAAGAAAAGATGTCATCACCGATCAAAGAATATACCTCAGATCTTATGAGTTTATACTCTGAAAAAGAAGGACTGATGAGCAATAGTATTCATGGTATTTTAGAAGACCAAAAAGGCAACTTATGGTTGAGCTCTAACTCTGGTATTACAAAATTTAATGTAGATGAAAATTCATTCCGTCATTTTACCAAAGACGATGGATTACAAGGCAATGAGTTTATACCCATGTCTTATATGAAAACAGCAAAAGGGAAACTTATTTTTGGTGGAAATAACGGTGCCAACGAGTTTTTACCCAAAGAGATTAATATCAATCCTTTTTCTCCTAAAGTAGTACTCACAGGATTTTCACTTTTTAATCAAGAAGTAAAAGCCAGTACTAACTCACCCATTCTATCAAGAGATATAACAAGTACAGATGAGATCGTTTTGAACCATGATCAAAATGTATTGACATTCAGTTTTGTAGCCCTAAATCTAATTTCACCAGAGAAAAACCAATATGCATATAAAATGGATGGTTTTGATAAGGATTGGAATTATGTTAATCATAAAAGAGAGGCAATTTATACTAACCTCGATCCGGGTGATTATATTTTTATGGTAAAAGGAACCAATAATGATGGCTTATGGAGTGAGGATGAACAAGAAATCCTACTAACTATTTATCCTCCATATTGGCAGACTTGGTGGTTTAGACTTTCAGTATTTCTATTGTTGGTATTAACGATCTACTTAGGGTATAAATGGAAAGTTAGAGCTTACAAGAGAGAACAACAGGTTTTGGAAAATACTGTAAATGAAAGGACTGCGGAACTTGCTGAAAGAAATGATGATCTTTTAATGATCAACGAGGAAGTTCAGCAACAAGCGGAAGAACTTGAAATGCAGAGGGACAACCTTTCGAACACCAATAAGTTGATTTCAGAACGAAACATTGAACTAAATAAAAAGAACACTGAGATTTCGACTTTATTGGATCAGTTAAAAGTGGCCAATGGGGAGATTTCATTAAAAAACAGACATATAACAGATTCCATTCGTTATGCTCAAACAATGCAGGAAGCGATTCTTCCATTAACAGGACAGTTTTCGCAGTTCTTTACGAATCACTTTATTCTTTTTAAACCAAAAGACATAGTCTCTGGAGACTTCTATTGGTTAAGTGCAAAAGATACCGAAAACAGACTTTTTGTAGCAGTTGTGGACTGTACCGGACATGGTGTTCCAGGGGCTTTTATGTCGATGATCGGCATGTCTTTATTGAATAAAATTGTCAACGAGAACAATATTAGTTCTCCTGCATTAGTCTTAAAAAAATTAGACGAAGGGATCAGAAAAGCATTAAAACAGGAGCATTCTAAAAATTCTGATGGGATGGATTTAAGTATTATACGCATCGACCCTACAGAGAATGGTAGCAAAGAATTATGTTTCTCTTCTGCAAAAGGGATGATGTACATCTACAATAAAGAGGAGCATGCACTAAAGAAAATATCTGGGGATAGAATCTCAATTGGAGGAATAAAAAGAAGAAAAGAGAAGAAGTTTACGGAACAAAATTTCTCACTGAAAAAAGGAGACCGATTGTATCTTCTTACTGACGGATACATTGATCAATGCGATATCGACCGTAAGAAATTTGGTTCTATAAAATTGGAGAAAATCTTTTTCCAATCTATCAAAATGCCATTAGAAAAACAGTATAGTTTATTGTTGGATGTATTAAGGATACACCAAGGGGATGCGGAACAACGAGACGATATTACTATTCTGGGATTTGAAATTTAA
- a CDS encoding helix-turn-helix domain-containing protein codes for MKYNKKIKKSKRTTLSVIEEVDEMMISKIESIIDKHLSDSTFSVSEIEKQIGVSRPVLLSQFKRVKGTTLVNYIKLERLKKASLLLINTNKNISEVAYQVGFSDPKYFSRAFRIEYGETPTEYRKIKRNS; via the coding sequence ATGAAATACAATAAAAAAATCAAAAAGAGTAAAAGAACTACGCTCTCCGTAATTGAAGAAGTTGATGAAATGATGATCTCTAAAATAGAATCGATCATTGACAAACATCTTTCAGATTCAACATTTAGCGTTTCAGAAATAGAAAAACAAATAGGGGTAAGTCGACCTGTATTACTTAGCCAATTTAAACGAGTAAAAGGAACAACTTTGGTCAACTATATAAAACTTGAACGGTTGAAAAAAGCTTCTTTATTATTGATAAACACCAATAAAAATATTTCAGAAGTAGCCTACCAAGTAGGATTTTCAGATCCGAAATACTTTAGTAGAGCATTTAGAATAGAATATGGAGAGACACCTACAGAATATAGAAAAATTAAACGGAACAGTTAG